One segment of Capnocytophaga sp. oral taxon 878 DNA contains the following:
- the murD gene encoding UDP-N-acetylmuramoyl-L-alanine--D-glutamate ligase, which produces MKRLVILGGGESGVGTAILGKEKGWEVFLSDRGALKPAYREVLEKEGIEYEEGQHTEEKILSADVIMKSPGIPDKVALVQKAAALGIPIISEIEFAAQYTNSLIVGITGSNGKTTTTMLTHHIFKEAGLEVGLGGNIGYSFAELVATTNPPYYVLEISSFQLDGIKDFAPHIAVLLNITPDHLDRYNYQFENYIASKFRIAMNQTEDDYLIYDADDPVIAEYLASHPVKSTLIPFSIEKELPYGAFLKDNKIYIMLEQQIAEVTEIEVEELSLRGKHNVKNTMAAAVAARLVNIRNASLRESLKGFRGADHRLEEVKVINEVTYINDSKATNVNSVYYALDTIKTPIVWIVGGQDKGNDYSALLPYVHEKVKAIVCLGVDNTPILQTFYSVIDNIVETRSMTDAVQAAQRFATAGDTVLLSPACASFDLFKSYEDRGDQFKAAVANL; this is translated from the coding sequence ATGAAACGTTTAGTAATATTAGGAGGAGGTGAAAGCGGTGTAGGTACCGCCATTTTGGGCAAAGAAAAGGGATGGGAAGTGTTCCTATCTGATAGAGGAGCCTTAAAGCCTGCGTATCGGGAAGTACTTGAAAAAGAAGGGATAGAATATGAAGAAGGACAGCATACAGAGGAGAAAATACTTTCTGCAGATGTGATTATGAAGAGTCCGGGTATTCCTGATAAAGTTGCGCTAGTACAAAAGGCAGCAGCACTGGGGATTCCTATTATTTCGGAAATAGAGTTTGCTGCCCAATATACCAATAGCCTTATTGTAGGGATTACAGGTAGTAACGGCAAGACTACTACTACGATGCTTACCCATCACATCTTTAAAGAAGCAGGCTTGGAAGTAGGGCTTGGGGGTAATATAGGTTATAGTTTTGCAGAACTAGTAGCAACTACCAATCCGCCTTACTACGTGTTGGAAATAAGTAGCTTTCAGCTAGATGGTATTAAAGATTTTGCACCTCATATAGCTGTATTGCTAAATATTACGCCTGATCATCTTGATAGGTATAACTACCAGTTTGAGAACTATATTGCCTCTAAATTTAGGATAGCAATGAACCAAACGGAGGATGATTACCTTATTTACGATGCTGATGACCCTGTGATAGCTGAGTACTTGGCATCGCATCCTGTGAAATCGACCTTGATACCCTTTTCAATAGAAAAAGAGCTTCCTTATGGGGCTTTCTTAAAAGACAATAAAATATACATTATGTTAGAACAACAAATAGCGGAAGTTACCGAAATTGAAGTTGAAGAGTTAAGCTTGCGAGGCAAGCACAATGTTAAAAACACTATGGCAGCTGCTGTAGCAGCACGCTTAGTGAATATACGCAATGCTTCATTACGCGAAAGCTTGAAAGGCTTTCGTGGAGCAGATCACCGATTGGAAGAGGTGAAAGTAATAAATGAGGTTACTTATATAAACGACTCCAAAGCGACGAATGTTAATTCGGTATACTACGCTTTAGATACCATCAAAACTCCTATAGTATGGATAGTAGGGGGGCAAGATAAGGGTAATGACTATAGCGCTCTTCTGCCTTATGTACACGAAAAAGTAAAGGCTATTGTGTGCTTAGGGGTAGATAATACTCCTATACTACAGACATTCTATTCGGTAATTGATAATATAGTGGAGACTCGGTCTATGACAGATGCAGTGCAAGCGGCTCAGCGTTTTGCGACTGCTGGGGATACAGTATTACTATCACCAGCTTGTGCTAGTTTTGACCTTTTCAAGAGTTATGAAGATCGTGGAGACCAGTTTAAAGCAGCCGTAGCAAACTTATAA
- the miaB gene encoding tRNA (N6-isopentenyl adenosine(37)-C2)-methylthiotransferase MiaB, with the protein MAKEIDESKQGQSLVLENNNLNTKKLYIESYGCQMNFSDSEIVASILSKAGYNTTDTVDEADLVLINTCSVREKAEQTIRKRLEQFNAYKRKKPAMKVGVLGCMAERVKHAFLEEEKIVDMVVGPDAYKDLPNLLEEVEEGREAVNVILSKDETYADIAPIRLNSNGVTAFVSITRGCDNMCTFCIVPFTRGRERSRDPYSIMNEIGDLQERGFKEVTLLGQNVDSYLWYGGGLKKDFTKATEMQQATAINFAKLLDMVATAYPKMRIRFSTSNPQDMTLDVIDTMAQHNNICKYIHLPVQSGSNRILKAMNRLHTREEYFTLIDNIRQRIPDCAISQDMITGFPTETEEDHQDTLSLMEYVKYDFGFMFAYSERPGTLAARKITDDVPEEVKKRRLTEIIDLQQKHSLYRTQAQVGKTVEVLIEGTSKKSPNEWMGRNSQNTVVVFPKENYKIGDFVMVEVNNCTSTTLIGKAIGLSENN; encoded by the coding sequence ATGGCCAAAGAAATCGACGAAAGCAAACAAGGACAAAGTCTTGTACTTGAAAATAACAACCTCAACACTAAAAAACTATACATCGAAAGCTACGGATGCCAAATGAACTTTTCCGATAGTGAAATCGTAGCCTCCATCCTCTCCAAAGCAGGATATAACACCACCGATACCGTCGATGAAGCCGACCTGGTGCTCATCAACACCTGCTCCGTACGAGAAAAAGCCGAACAAACCATACGCAAACGCTTAGAGCAATTCAACGCCTACAAACGCAAAAAACCTGCTATGAAAGTAGGCGTACTCGGCTGTATGGCCGAAAGGGTCAAACACGCCTTCCTCGAAGAAGAAAAAATAGTCGATATGGTAGTAGGCCCCGATGCCTATAAAGACCTCCCCAACCTCCTCGAAGAAGTCGAAGAAGGTCGCGAAGCCGTCAATGTAATCCTCTCCAAAGACGAAACCTATGCCGATATCGCCCCCATACGCCTCAATAGCAATGGCGTAACAGCCTTTGTATCCATCACACGCGGTTGCGATAATATGTGCACCTTCTGCATCGTACCTTTCACACGCGGACGCGAACGAAGCCGAGACCCCTACTCCATTATGAACGAAATAGGCGACCTACAAGAGCGCGGATTTAAAGAAGTTACCCTACTCGGGCAAAACGTCGATAGCTACCTTTGGTATGGAGGCGGACTCAAAAAAGACTTCACCAAAGCTACCGAAATGCAACAAGCTACCGCCATTAACTTCGCCAAACTCCTCGATATGGTAGCCACAGCCTACCCCAAAATGCGCATACGCTTCTCCACCTCCAACCCTCAAGATATGACCTTGGATGTGATCGATACTATGGCACAGCACAACAACATCTGCAAATACATTCACCTACCCGTGCAAAGCGGCAGCAACCGCATCCTTAAAGCTATGAACCGCCTGCACACCCGCGAAGAGTATTTCACCCTAATCGATAACATACGCCAGCGCATCCCCGATTGCGCCATCTCTCAAGATATGATTACAGGCTTCCCTACCGAAACGGAGGAAGACCACCAAGATACTCTTTCCCTAATGGAATACGTTAAGTACGACTTCGGCTTTATGTTCGCATACTCCGAACGCCCCGGCACATTAGCAGCACGCAAAATAACCGACGATGTGCCCGAAGAAGTCAAAAAACGCCGCCTTACCGAAATCATCGACCTCCAACAAAAACACAGCCTATACCGCACCCAAGCTCAAGTAGGCAAAACAGTCGAAGTACTCATCGAAGGCACCTCCAAAAAATCACCCAATGAGTGGATGGGGCGCAATAGCCAAAACACCGTAGTAGTCTTCCCTAAAGAAAATTATAAAATCGGCGATTTTGTAATGGTCGAAGTCAATAACTGCACCTCTACCACCCTTATAGGAAAAGCCATCGGTCTAAGCGAAAATAATTAA
- a CDS encoding FtsW/RodA/SpoVE family cell cycle protein, with amino-acid sequence MLGWLLKYIKGDRALWALIAFFTFISFLAVYSTSTNLVYVVGRGTTIGYLIKHFILVGIGGTILYVVHRVKYKYFRPSSKIGLVLAIFLLAIVFFKGTTIEGVEASRWLTVMGISIQPSALALVVLMVYVASYLARNYGKKVSFKETIVPLWLPVTVITGLVVFSNLSTAILIVMSVLLLCFLGRFPMRHIFSVMGIGVVMILLSFLFIKAFPDKIPSRFNTWVSRVESFMGGEDAKEGYQIERSKMAIARGGLIGQGAGKSTMKNFLPQSSSDFIYAIITEEYGLIGAIGVILLYILLLIRIVVISQRAPTLFGQLLVLGLGFPIILQALINMGVAVELIPVTGQNLPLISSGGTSILTTCLALGCILSVSAQKRKDGKMENDQPEADVEEELAEDIIKITKK; translated from the coding sequence ATGCTGGGCTGGTTATTAAAATATATTAAGGGCGACAGAGCCTTATGGGCTCTGATTGCCTTTTTTACCTTTATATCGTTCTTGGCGGTGTACAGCACTAGTACTAACTTGGTGTATGTAGTGGGGAGAGGTACGACAATAGGGTATCTTATTAAGCACTTTATACTTGTAGGTATAGGGGGGACAATCTTGTATGTAGTACATAGAGTGAAGTATAAATACTTTAGACCTTCATCTAAAATAGGTTTAGTTTTAGCTATTTTTTTATTGGCAATAGTCTTCTTTAAAGGAACTACAATTGAGGGAGTAGAAGCTAGTAGGTGGCTAACAGTTATGGGTATTAGTATCCAGCCTTCTGCCCTAGCCTTGGTGGTATTGATGGTGTATGTGGCTTCATATTTGGCTAGGAACTATGGTAAAAAAGTAAGTTTTAAAGAAACAATAGTACCTTTATGGTTGCCTGTAACTGTTATTACTGGTTTGGTAGTGTTCTCTAACCTATCGACCGCAATACTCATAGTAATGTCGGTATTACTGCTTTGCTTTTTAGGGCGTTTCCCGATGAGGCATATATTTTCGGTAATGGGTATTGGAGTAGTAATGATTTTGCTTTCTTTTCTTTTTATTAAAGCTTTTCCTGATAAAATACCCAGTAGGTTCAATACGTGGGTAAGTAGGGTTGAAAGCTTTATGGGAGGTGAAGATGCTAAAGAAGGTTACCAGATAGAACGCTCTAAAATGGCAATAGCTAGAGGAGGACTTATAGGACAGGGGGCAGGTAAAAGTACAATGAAAAACTTCTTACCCCAAAGTTCATCGGATTTTATTTATGCTATTATTACTGAAGAATATGGATTGATAGGAGCTATAGGTGTTATATTACTATATATCTTACTGCTAATACGTATAGTAGTAATATCACAACGAGCCCCAACCCTTTTTGGACAGTTATTAGTATTAGGGCTTGGTTTTCCTATTATACTACAAGCTTTAATAAATATGGGTGTTGCGGTTGAGCTTATTCCTGTAACAGGACAGAATTTGCCACTTATAAGTAGTGGGGGGACTTCTATATTAACTACCTGCTTAGCCTTAGGTTGTATCCTATCGGTAAGTGCTCAGAAGCGCAAAGATGGTAAAATGGAAAACGACCAGCCTGAAGCTGATGTTGAAGAAGAACTAGCAGAAGATATAATAAAAATAACAAAGAAATAA
- a CDS encoding DUF302 domain-containing protein, producing MKYFLLCMLFPFLGVAQPVITSMEVVKPYQEYDGRGTVSETVSVLEAYFKRAGVTVFATIDHQKAAEEVGETMPPATLLVVGNPKVGTPLMKERLLFAIELPLKILVYEENDMVRVHYRRVQVIADKYRLKEGAATAQKIDQAMEKLISNALSR from the coding sequence ATGAAATATTTTTTACTATGTATGTTATTCCCTTTTTTGGGGGTAGCGCAACCCGTTATTACGAGTATGGAGGTGGTAAAGCCTTATCAGGAATATGATGGACGCGGGACCGTTAGTGAAACAGTAAGCGTTCTTGAAGCTTATTTTAAGCGAGCAGGTGTTACTGTTTTTGCTACAATAGACCACCAGAAAGCAGCTGAAGAAGTAGGTGAGACGATGCCTCCTGCAACCTTGCTGGTGGTGGGAAATCCGAAAGTAGGCACCCCGCTGATGAAAGAAAGACTTTTATTTGCCATTGAGTTGCCTTTGAAAATATTGGTTTATGAGGAAAATGATATGGTAAGGGTACATTATAGGAGAGTCCAAGTTATTGCTGATAAATATAGGCTAAAGGAAGGGGCTGCCACAGCCCAAAAGATAGACCAGGCTATGGAAAAGTTAATTAGTAATGCACTGAGTAGGTAA
- a CDS encoding SMI1/KNR4 family protein — MDTFTKNINVLKALIAESKGEYVHFGQEMYRFTKQADVTAEQLEAFEARHHISLPLTFKTFLMSLGACTLFEDERGFAYQFFHPDQWEGFAQEVFEGTGEYLFPEVLLVCYPNGGHQAGFITTKGDAFGTFYADIPPEYWEEDTELMTFADWLNEEITLYE, encoded by the coding sequence ATGGATACTTTTACAAAAAATATAAATGTGCTTAAGGCACTTATAGCAGAGAGTAAGGGTGAATATGTGCATTTTGGGCAAGAGATGTATCGGTTTACTAAGCAGGCAGATGTTACTGCGGAGCAGCTAGAAGCATTTGAGGCAAGGCATCATATCAGTCTGCCTTTGACCTTTAAGACCTTTCTTATGAGTTTGGGAGCTTGTACCCTTTTTGAGGATGAACGAGGGTTTGCTTATCAGTTTTTTCATCCAGACCAGTGGGAGGGTTTTGCGCAGGAAGTATTTGAAGGTACGGGAGAGTATTTGTTCCCAGAAGTGCTGTTGGTGTGTTATCCTAATGGAGGGCATCAGGCAGGGTTTATAACTACTAAGGGGGATGCTTTTGGTACTTTCTATGCTGATATTCCGCCAGAATATTGGGAAGAGGATACTGAACTAATGACATTTGCCGATTGGCTTAATGAGGAAATTACACTTTATGAATAA
- a CDS encoding calcium-translocating P-type ATPase, PMCA-type has translation MADKHHYKGLTDTQVLESRRQHGDNSLTSVQGEPLWKQFLSKFTDPIIIILLVALVFSFGISAYDFFVHNEGLNAFLEPIGIFFAVFLATGVAFYFEHKANKQFEILNQVNDDIFYKVIRNERVSQVLKKDIVVGDIVILETGEEVPADGELLEAVSLHINESTLTGEPLVHKTTNPADFETEATYPSNYVCRGTAVADGHGIVEVKKVGDATEYGKVFEGVQIDSSVKTPLDEQLHKLAGLITKISYTIAALVIVGRVILYFTNPVHSLANLDWVLFAGYLLNTAMIAITVVVVAVPEGLPMSVTLSLAYSMRRMMATNNLVRKMHACETMGAATVICTDKTGTLTQNQMTIYETYFNNFTDESLGKHLIAQSMAVNSTAYLDFTQGEKPSVLGNPTEGALLLWLNGQGTNYLPIREQCEVLQQLTFSTERKYMATLVYSPELKKNILYVKGAPEIVMTFCYHNGQFLSTIPQTDFEKKLLQYQNQAMRTIGFAYKEITDTNTIISENGKLVINGLQFIGITAISDPVRTDVPQAIEECMRAGIQVKIVTGDTPGTAKEIARQIHLWDDSCTDYNHITGVEFAAMNDTDLLERITHLRVISRARPLDKARLVNLLQQKGEVVAVTGDGTNDAPALKAAQVGLSMGDGTSVAKEASDITILDNSFSSIGKAVMWGRSLYLNIQRFILFQMTINVAACIIVLIGAFLGVESPLTVTQMLWVNLIMDTFAALALASLPPSKSVMNDKPRSRGANIITKEMARAIFGVGGFFVLLLFGFIQYFKNENITSLTQFSVVDYCKHFFHFSAPEGSLSAYELSIFFSIFVFLQFWNMFNAKAYRTGKSAFSNIQQSQGFLMIAAVIVIGQVIITSIGGQMFNVTPLKLIDWTIIIGATSLVLWIGEALRILKSKK, from the coding sequence ATGGCAGACAAACATCATTACAAAGGGCTTACCGATACTCAAGTGCTGGAAAGTAGAAGGCAGCATGGTGATAACTCTCTTACATCGGTACAAGGAGAACCGCTTTGGAAACAATTTCTCTCCAAATTTACTGATCCTATTATTATTATATTGCTGGTAGCCTTAGTATTTTCATTTGGTATCTCGGCTTATGATTTTTTTGTGCATAATGAGGGCTTAAATGCTTTCTTAGAGCCTATAGGAATCTTTTTTGCTGTATTCTTGGCTACAGGAGTAGCCTTCTATTTTGAACATAAAGCAAATAAGCAGTTTGAAATACTGAATCAGGTAAATGATGATATTTTTTATAAAGTTATTCGCAATGAGCGAGTGAGCCAAGTGCTTAAAAAAGATATAGTAGTAGGTGATATTGTTATACTTGAAACAGGCGAAGAAGTTCCTGCTGATGGAGAACTATTAGAGGCTGTATCACTACATATCAATGAATCGACCCTTACTGGTGAGCCTTTGGTACATAAAACAACTAATCCTGCTGACTTTGAAACAGAAGCTACTTACCCTTCTAATTACGTATGCCGTGGTACAGCTGTAGCCGATGGACATGGTATTGTTGAGGTGAAAAAAGTAGGTGATGCTACTGAATATGGTAAAGTGTTTGAAGGAGTTCAAATTGATAGTTCGGTAAAAACTCCTTTAGATGAGCAACTACACAAATTGGCTGGGCTTATTACTAAAATAAGCTATACCATTGCGGCCTTGGTAATTGTAGGGCGGGTAATTTTATACTTCACTAATCCTGTCCATTCTTTAGCTAATTTGGATTGGGTACTATTTGCTGGCTACCTGCTTAATACAGCTATGATTGCTATCACAGTAGTAGTAGTAGCTGTCCCTGAGGGGTTACCTATGAGTGTAACTTTAAGTTTGGCTTATAGTATGCGCCGTATGATGGCTACTAATAACTTAGTGCGCAAAATGCACGCTTGTGAGACTATGGGTGCTGCAACAGTTATCTGTACTGATAAAACAGGTACACTTACCCAAAACCAGATGACTATATATGAAACTTACTTCAATAACTTTACCGATGAATCTTTAGGTAAGCACCTCATAGCCCAGTCAATGGCAGTAAACTCTACGGCTTATTTAGATTTTACACAAGGTGAAAAACCTTCAGTACTAGGTAATCCTACCGAAGGAGCTTTATTGTTATGGCTTAATGGACAAGGTACTAACTATCTGCCTATACGTGAGCAATGTGAAGTGTTACAGCAGCTTACCTTCTCTACCGAGCGTAAGTATATGGCTACTTTGGTATATTCGCCAGAACTTAAAAAGAATATTCTCTATGTAAAAGGAGCTCCCGAGATAGTAATGACCTTCTGCTATCACAATGGGCAATTCCTCTCAACAATTCCTCAAACTGATTTTGAGAAGAAACTCTTACAATACCAAAATCAAGCTATGCGTACCATAGGCTTTGCCTACAAAGAGATTACCGATACAAATACTATCATCTCCGAAAATGGTAAGTTAGTAATTAACGGACTCCAATTCATAGGTATTACAGCTATTAGTGATCCTGTACGTACCGATGTTCCCCAAGCTATAGAAGAGTGTATGCGTGCCGGTATTCAGGTTAAAATAGTAACAGGCGATACTCCTGGTACAGCTAAAGAAATAGCACGACAAATACACCTATGGGACGACTCTTGTACCGATTATAATCATATTACAGGGGTGGAATTTGCCGCTATGAATGATACCGACCTTTTAGAGCGCATTACTCACCTGCGCGTGATTTCTCGTGCACGCCCGCTTGATAAGGCTCGTCTTGTAAATCTACTCCAACAAAAAGGTGAAGTAGTAGCAGTTACCGGCGATGGTACTAATGATGCCCCCGCACTTAAAGCAGCCCAAGTAGGGCTTTCAATGGGCGATGGCACTTCCGTAGCCAAAGAAGCAAGTGATATAACCATCCTTGATAACTCATTTAGCAGCATAGGAAAAGCTGTGATGTGGGGGCGCTCTCTTTACCTCAATATCCAGCGCTTTATACTTTTCCAAATGACTATTAATGTGGCGGCTTGTATCATCGTCCTTATAGGTGCTTTCTTAGGTGTCGAATCACCGCTAACAGTTACCCAAATGCTATGGGTGAACCTCATTATGGATACCTTTGCAGCTTTAGCTTTAGCTTCATTGCCACCAAGCAAAAGCGTAATGAATGATAAACCTCGCTCACGTGGGGCTAATATTATTACCAAAGAAATGGCAAGAGCTATCTTTGGCGTAGGCGGGTTCTTTGTCCTACTGCTCTTTGGCTTTATACAGTACTTCAAAAATGAAAATATAACAAGCCTAACTCAGTTCTCAGTAGTTGATTACTGCAAGCATTTCTTCCACTTCTCTGCCCCCGAGGGTAGCCTATCAGCTTATGAACTGTCAATATTCTTTTCAATATTTGTATTCTTACAATTTTGGAATATGTTTAACGCCAAAGCCTATCGCACCGGTAAGAGTGCCTTTAGTAATATACAACAAAGCCAAGGCTTCTTAATGATAGCCGCAGTCATTGTAATAGGACAAGTAATCATTACCAGTATAGGCGGACAAATGTTCAATGTTACTCCTTTAAAGCTTATCGATTGGACAATCATTATAGGAGCTACCAGCCTAGTACTATGGATAGGCGAAGCTTTACGCATCCTAAAAAGCAAAAAATAA
- a CDS encoding exonuclease SbcCD subunit D C-terminal domain-containing protein, which translates to MNFLHTADWHLGQTFYQYDRYAEHQAFLNNLLNILEAQHTDVLLISGDVFDTANPPVASVRQFYEFLHQATKQFPHLQIIAIAGNHDSPVRLEMPQPLLENTRVHLIGCVKRNTNKQIDYQELIIPLYQHNEIAAYCLSVPFLRLGDTPKPTHLPLDYTEGIAAFYAEITAEALKIAANKPLIAMGHLHASGAEISDDDTAERPIIGGIESVKMNSFPSQLQYIALGHIHKAQAVGGSTHIRYAGSPLPLSFSEKQYQHQVITFSLENGQINHIQGVPLPQHTSLISIPATHQSPQEVLNALTSHPDNPTEPAPFLEVKVLLNEPTPELKYSITQALAHKHLRLARIDVRYRQEKSAAQAPFQKELTLHDLQPYEVLQRVYQNKYKEELPEYYRELFNEAMLKINS; encoded by the coding sequence ATGAATTTCCTTCATACCGCCGATTGGCACTTAGGTCAAACCTTTTACCAGTATGACCGATACGCCGAACACCAAGCCTTCCTTAATAATCTCCTCAATATTCTTGAGGCACAACACACCGATGTGCTTCTTATCAGCGGCGATGTTTTTGATACAGCCAACCCCCCTGTGGCGTCTGTGCGTCAGTTTTATGAGTTCCTACACCAAGCCACCAAGCAGTTCCCTCACCTGCAAATCATAGCCATTGCAGGTAATCACGACTCTCCTGTACGCCTTGAAATGCCCCAACCCTTGCTCGAAAATACCCGCGTACACCTAATAGGATGTGTGAAGCGAAATACCAACAAACAGATTGATTACCAAGAGCTTATCATACCTCTTTATCAGCACAATGAAATAGCAGCCTATTGCCTTTCCGTACCATTTCTACGCTTAGGCGATACACCCAAACCTACCCACCTCCCTCTTGATTATACCGAGGGCATTGCTGCTTTTTATGCCGAAATTACTGCCGAAGCACTCAAAATAGCAGCCAACAAACCTCTCATTGCAATGGGACACCTCCACGCTTCCGGAGCCGAAATTAGTGATGATGATACCGCCGAACGCCCTATTATTGGCGGAATAGAAAGCGTTAAAATGAACTCTTTTCCTTCCCAATTGCAATACATAGCCTTGGGGCATATCCATAAAGCTCAAGCAGTAGGAGGCAGCACTCACATCCGCTATGCAGGCAGCCCTTTGCCACTCTCTTTTTCCGAAAAGCAATACCAGCATCAAGTAATTACTTTTTCGTTAGAAAACGGGCAGATAAATCACATACAAGGGGTGCCCTTACCACAGCACACTTCCTTGATAAGCATCCCAGCCACTCACCAATCGCCACAAGAGGTGCTAAATGCCCTTACTTCCCACCCCGATAATCCTACTGAGCCAGCTCCCTTTCTCGAAGTAAAAGTATTGCTAAATGAGCCTACCCCCGAACTTAAGTACAGCATAACACAAGCCCTTGCTCACAAGCATTTGCGCTTAGCCCGCATCGATGTGCGTTACCGCCAAGAAAAAAGTGCAGCGCAAGCCCCTTTCCAAAAAGAGCTTACCCTGCACGATTTACAACCCTATGAAGTACTACAGCGGGTATACCAAAATAAATATAAAGAAGAGCTCCCAGAATATTACCGAGAGCTCTTCAATGAAGCTATGTTAAAAATCAATTCTTAA
- a CDS encoding 3'-5' exonuclease, with protein MDNFVALDFETANYNQSSVCSVGVVFVINKQITDTYYELIKPAPNYYNAINTQIHGLTRRDTDGARIFPDIWAELLPKIGELPIVAHNSPFDEGCLRAVLAYYGLPPYGRKFLCTCRQARKVLTGLPNHKLATVARHIGFDLEHHHHALADAEACAAIALEVF; from the coding sequence ATGGATAATTTTGTTGCCTTGGATTTTGAAACGGCTAATTATAACCAAAGTAGTGTGTGCAGTGTGGGGGTGGTGTTTGTAATAAATAAACAAATAACTGATACTTATTACGAGCTTATTAAGCCAGCGCCTAACTATTACAACGCTATAAATACACAAATACACGGACTTACGCGTAGGGATACTGATGGGGCGCGGATTTTTCCTGACATTTGGGCAGAACTATTGCCTAAGATAGGGGAACTGCCTATAGTGGCGCATAATAGTCCGTTTGATGAGGGTTGCCTTCGAGCAGTATTGGCATATTATGGGTTGCCCCCTTATGGGCGAAAGTTTTTGTGTACTTGTAGGCAAGCGCGCAAGGTGCTGACAGGATTGCCAAACCATAAACTGGCTACGGTGGCTAGGCATATAGGCTTTGACTTGGAGCACCACCATCATGCCCTTGCTGATGCAGAGGCTTGTGCGGCTATTGCATTGGAGGTGTTTTGA